The following are from one region of the Muntiacus reevesi chromosome 3, mMunRee1.1, whole genome shotgun sequence genome:
- the ATP6V1E2 gene encoding V-type proton ATPase subunit E 2, whose protein sequence is MALSDFDVQKQIKHMMAFIEQEANEKAEEIDAKAEEEFNIEKGRLVQTQRLKIIEYYEKKEKQIEQQKKIQMSALRNQARLNVLRARNDLISELLNDAKLRLSRMVTDRQFYQGLLDKLVLQGLLRLLEPVMIVRCKPQDHLLVEAAVQRAVPQYTTVSHRCVEVQVDKEVQLATDTIGGVEVYSSDQRIMVSNTLESRLDLLAQQKMPEIRKALFGANDSRKFFV, encoded by the coding sequence ATGGCCCTGAGTGATTTCGATGTGCAAAAGCAGATTAAGCACATGATGGCTTTCATTGAGCAGGAAGCCAATGAGAAGGCAGAAGAAATAGATGCCAAGGCTGAGGAAGAGTTCAACATTGAGAAAGGACGCCTTGTGCAAACCCAACGACTGAAGATTATAGAGTATtatgagaagaaagagaagcagataGAGCAGCAGAAGAAAATCCAGATGTCTGCCTTGAGGAATCAGGCAAGGCTGAATGTCCTGCGAGCCCGAAATGACCTCATCTCAGAGTTGCTGAATGATGCAAAGCTGAGACTCAGCCGGATGGTGACAGACCGACAATTTTACCAGGGGCTCCTGGATAAACTAGTGCTCCAGGGTCTGCTCCGACTGCTGGAGCCTGTGATGATTGTACGCTGCAAGCCACAGGACCACCTCCTGGTGGAGGCTGCAGTGCAGAGAGCCGTCCCCCAGTACACCACAGTCTCCCACAGATGTGTGGAAGTGCAAGTTGACAAAGAGGTGCAACTGGCTACAGACACAATTGGAGGTGTGGAGGTCTACAGTAGCGATCAGAGGATAATGGTTTCTAATACTCTGGAAAGCCGACTGGATCTCTTAGCCCAGCAAAAGATGCCAGAAATCCGAAAGGCCTTGTTTGGAGCCAATGACAGCAGGAAGTTTTTTGTATAA